One Misgurnus anguillicaudatus chromosome 20, ASM2758022v2, whole genome shotgun sequence DNA segment encodes these proteins:
- the syngap1a gene encoding ras/Rap GTPase-activating protein SynGAP isoform X3 gives MSYVSSQDGRCVSPCSRPHTPLNGHAHDSPGWSRQLRVRDGDQFYLLDQEEVHPLLMSDHHPVNHRHKLLRRTVSVPADTRPHPETEHARARRKSFATSRQRSMETPPTAPAQPFRQPSFLSRRLKGSIKRAKSQPKLDRTGSFRHMILPRFRSADQERTRLMQSFKESHSHESLLSPSSAAEALDLTLDEDAIIKPVHSSILGQEYCFEVTTASGTKCFACRSAAERDKWIENLQRAVKPNKDNSRRVDNVLKLWIIEARDLPAKKRYYCELCLDDMLYARTTSKPRTDTVFWGEHFEFNNLPAIRSLRLHLYKETDKKRRKEKSTYLGLVSIPISSITGRQFVEQWYPVIQPSVLAKGGGVSGGKIINASLRLKSRYQTMNILPMELYKEFAEYVTNNYRTLCGVLEPLLSVKSKEEVACALVHILQSTGKAKDFLSDMAMSEVDRFIDREHLIFRENTLATKAIEEFLKLIAHRYLKDTIGEFIRALYESEENCEVDPMRTPPSVLVDHQANLRMCCELALCKIINSHCVFPRELKEVFASWRVRCAERGREDIADRLISSSLFLRFLCPAIMSPSLFNLTQEYPSERTSRTLTLIAKVVQSLASFSKFSGKEDYMSFMNEFLEMEWGSMQQFLYEISNLECVSNAGAFEGYIDLGRELSILHSLLWEVMAQLSKDAILKLGPLPRLLNDISVALRNPQLHRQASHQPPERYLSRPAFSRLATNDFQSLMMRDLNSSIDVSRLPSPTAGLSGSGVLSHPGMAAFSERDHRGNKDVFYVSRPPLARSSPAYCTSSSDITDPDPKVLSVNKSVSMMDLQDSRINSVSNLHSVNDMLNSSQGSLAGLAGFGPLRAGGRVSAGSGASSMSGGLRLSHSGGLTTDSLSQQQQQQAAAMHVPLSFQNPLFHLASDGPQYHTPPHAPAAAPPPLLLAPETENGHAGFGMPTFGHSGFSRSEDLSALRAQNSLVQPNIVHSHSYSDDYTRHNQADYARRQLSLQVQENLQQQVLMGIAPQTATGTGTPASLATPPTTIHPVRQASVAPSPAQRVKPQPSHQLSISSAVNSTPPKARPQSGNLLQSPESSFGARQAPRQQLSVKDSPAPGLPHQSSTAAENATAQGSANENAENTQSNQPAKPAQQTNQQHLLKPTMNKQGSKSPSTLNTPTAASERTVAWVSNMPHLSADIESLRVDREDFKLKEHSKSMDESRLDRVREYEEEIHSLKERLMMSHRKLEEYERRLHSQEQQTSKILLQYQSRLDDSERRLRMQQMEKDSQIKGIINRLMVVEDELRGSGMPELKTRIFTEQPIYGAHSGT, from the exons ATGGAAGGTGTGTGTCTCCATGTTCTCGGCCTCACACCCCTCTGAATGGCCACGCCCACGACTCCCCCGGCTGGAGCCGCCAGCTGCGTGTCAGAGATGGAGATCAGTTCTATCTGCTGGATCAAGAGGag gttCATCCGTTGCTGATGAGTGATCATCATCCTGTCAATCACCGACACAAACTGCTGCGGAGGACTGTCAGTGTACCAGCAGATACCAGACCACACCCTGAGACAG AGCACGCTCGTGCTCGCAGGAAGAGCTTTGCCACATCGCGGCAGAGAAGCATGGAAACTCCGCCCACTGCACCTGCCCAGCCATTCCGACAGCCT AGTTTTCTAAGTCGCCGTCTAAAAGGATCAATTAAAAGAGCAAAAAGTCAACCCAAACTTGACCGGACTGGAAGCTTTCGACACATGATTCTCCCACGATTCCGCAGTGCTGACCAGGagag gACGCGTCTCATGCAGAGTTTTAAAGAGTCTCACTCTCACGAGTCTCTGCTCTCTCCGAGCAGTGCAGCAGAGGCTCTGGACCTCACGCTGGACGAGGATGCCATCATTAAACCCGTCCACTCCAGTATACTCGGTCAGGAGTACTGTTtcgag GTAACCACTGCATCAGGCACTAAATGTTTCGCATGTCGTTCTGCGGCTGAGAGAGACAAATGGATCGAAAACCTGCAGCGTGCCGTGAAACCCAACAAG GACAACAGTCGACGTGTGGATAACGTACTGAAGCTCTGGATCATCGAGGCCAGAGATCTTCCAGCTAAAAAGCGCTATTACTGTGAGCTGTGTCTGGATGATATGCTGTACGCTCGAACCACCAGCAAACCACGAACGGATACGGTCTTCTGGGGCGAACACTTTGAGTTTAATAATCTGCCTGCCATCCGCAGTCTGAGGTTACACCTGTACAAAGAGACGGACAAGAAGAGACGAAAG GAGAAGAGCACATATCTGGGTCTGGTCAGCATCCCTATCTCCAGTATAACAGGCCGTCAGTTTGTGGAGCAGTGGTATCCCGTCATTCAGCCCAGTGTTCTGGCCAAAGGGGGCGGAGTCAGCGGTGGCAAAATCATTAACGCCTCCCTGCGACTCAAATCTCGCTATCAGACCATGAACATCCTCCCTATGGAGCTTTACAAGGAGTTTGCCGAGTACGTCACCAATAACTACAGGACATTGTGTGGAGTCCTGGAGCCTCTGTTGAGCGTGAAGAGTAAAGAAGAGGTGGCGTGTGCGCTCGTACACATCCTACAGAGTACAGGAAAAGCTAAG GACTTCCTGTCTGACATGGCGATGAGTGAGGTGGATCGTTTTATTGACCGTGAGCATCTGATCTTCAGAGAGAACACGCTGGCCACCAAAGCCATTGAGGAGTTCCTGAAGCTCATCGCACATCGATATCTAAAAGACACCATAG GTGAGTTCATTCGTGCTCTGTATGAGTCGGAGGAGAACTGTGAAGTGGATCCAATGAGGACTCCTCCATCTGTGTTGGTGGATCATCAGGCTAATCTGCGTATGTGCTGCGAGCTGGCGCTCTGCAAGATCATCAACTCTCATTG TGTGTTTCCTCGGGAACTGAAGGAGGTTTTCGCATCATGGCGAGTCCGTTGTGCCGAGCGCGGTCGAGAAGACATCGCCGATCGTCTCATCAGCTCGTCTCTCTTCCTGCGCTTCCTGTGTCCTGCCATCATGTCTCCATCTCTGTTTAACCTGACACAAGAGTATCCATCTGAACGCACATCACGAACCCTTACGCTCATCGCCAAGGTCGTCCAGAGTCTGGCCAGCTTTTCAAA GTTTAGTGGTAAGGAGGATTATATGAGTTTCATGAATGAGTTTTTGGAGATGGAGTGGGGCTCCATGCAGCAGTTTCTCTATGAGATCTCTAATCTGGAGTGCGTGAGTAACGCCGGAGCGTTTGAAGGTTACATTGATTTGGGCCGAGAGCTTTCCATACTTCACAGTTTACTCTGGGAGGTCATGGCCCAGCTCAGTAAG GATGCCATACTTAAATTGGGGCCGTTGCCACGGTTACTGAATGACATCAGCGTGGCACTGCGGAACCCCCAGCTGCACCGTCAGGCCAGTCATCAACCACCTGAACGTTACCTGTCACGGCCCGCCTTCAGTCGACTCGCTACCAATGACTTCCAGAGCCTCATGATGAGAGACCTTAACAG cTCTATAGACGTCTCTCGTCTCCCGTCTCCGACAGCCGGTTTGTCCGGCAGTGGAGTTCTGTCTCATCCTGGAATGGCTGCTTTCTCGGAGCGTGATCACCGTGGAAACAAAGATGTTTTTTATGTGAGCCGCCCTCCTCTTGCACGCTCAAGCCCCGCCTACTGCACTAGCAGCTCTGACATCACTGATCCAGACCCAaag GTTCTCAGTGTAAATAAGAGCGTTTCTATGATGGACCTTCAGGACTCTCGCATCAACAGCGTGTCGAACCTGCACTCCGTCAACGATATGCTCAACTCGTCTCAGGGGTCTCTCGCCGGGCTGGCCGGGTTCGGTCCTCTCAGGGCCGGAGGTCGTGTTTCGGCAGGGTCGGGCGCGTCGAGCATGTCGGGCGGTTTGCGTCTAAGTCACTCGGGCGGCCTGACGACGGACTCGCTGTCCcagcagcagcaacagcagGCGGCCGCCATGCACGTGCCTCTTTCCTTCCAGAACCCTCTGTTTCACCTGGCTTCCGACGGGCCGCAGTACCACACGCCGCCCCACGCCCCCGCCGCGGCACCACCCCCCCTGCTGTTGGCTCCCGAAACCGAGAACGGCCACGCGGGATTCGGCATGCCGACGTTCGGACACAGCGGCTTCTCTCGCAGCGAAGACCTGTCGGCTCTGCGCGCGCAGAACAGCCTGGTGCAGCCCAACATCGTCCACTCGCACAGCTACAGCGACGACTACACGCGCCACAACCAGGCCGATTATGCCCGCAGACAGCTCTCGCTGCAGGTGCAG GAGAATCTTCAGCAGCAGGTTTTAATGGGCATTGCCCCACAGACGGCAACCGGCACTGGCACGCCCGCTTCTCTGGCCACTCCTCCGACCACCATTCATCCTGTCCGTCAGGCCTCGGTGGCTCCTTCTCCCGCTCAACGCGTAAAGCCTCAGCCCTCCCACCAGCTGTCCATCAGCTCGGCCGTAAACTCCACGCCACCCAAGGCCCGTCCTCAGAGCGGGAACCTTCTGCAGTCGCCCGAGTCCAGCTTCGGGGCGAGGCAGGCCCCGAGGCAGCAGCTGTCAGTGAAGGATAGTCCCGCCCCCGGACTGCCACATCAGTCCAGCACAGCTGCCGAGAACGCAACCGCTCAGGGGAGCGCTAACGAGAATGCCGAAAACACACAGAGCAACCAGCCGGCCAAACCTGCGCAGCAGACAAACCAACAACATTTACTGAAGCCGACCATGAACAAACAA GGCTCCAAATCTCCGTCCACCCTCAATACTCCCACAGCTGCGTCCGAGCGTACGGTGGCCTGGGTCTCCAACATGCCACACCTGTCTGCAGACATCGAGAGCCTCCGTGTGGACCGTGAGGATTTTAAACTAAAGGAACACTCGAAGAGCATGGATGAATCTCGCCTGGACCGg GTGCGTGAGTATGAAGAGGAGATTCACTCGCTGAAGGAGCGTTTGATGATGTCACACCGTAAACTGGAGGAATATGAGCGGCGTCTGCACTCGCAGGAGCAACAGACCAGTAAAATCCTGCTGCAGTATCAGAGTCGACTGGACGACAGCGAGCGACGTCTGCGCATGCAGCAGATGGAGAAAGACTCGCAGATCAAAGGCATCATTAACAG GTTGATGGTGGTAGAGGATGAACTGAGAGGAAGTGGCATGCCAGAGCTCAAAACCAGAATATTTACAGAACAG CCCATTTATGGTGCCCATTCTGGAACTTGA
- the syngap1a gene encoding ras/Rap GTPase-activating protein SynGAP isoform X1 gives MSYVSSQDGRCVSPCSRPHTPLNGHAHDSPGWSRQLRVRDGDQFYLLDQEEVHPLLMSDHHPVNHRHKLLRRTVSVPADTRPHPETEHARARRKSFATSRQRSMETPPTAPAQPFRQPSFLSRRLKGSIKRAKSQPKLDRTGSFRHMILPRFRSADQERTRLMQSFKESHSHESLLSPSSAAEALDLTLDEDAIIKPVHSSILGQEYCFEVTTASGTKCFACRSAAERDKWIENLQRAVKPNKDNSRRVDNVLKLWIIEARDLPAKKRYYCELCLDDMLYARTTSKPRTDTVFWGEHFEFNNLPAIRSLRLHLYKETDKKRRKEKSTYLGLVSIPISSITGRQFVEQWYPVIQPSVLAKGGGVSGGKIINASLRLKSRYQTMNILPMELYKEFAEYVTNNYRTLCGVLEPLLSVKSKEEVACALVHILQSTGKAKDFLSDMAMSEVDRFIDREHLIFRENTLATKAIEEFLKLIAHRYLKDTIGEFIRALYESEENCEVDPMRTPPSVLVDHQANLRMCCELALCKIINSHCVFPRELKEVFASWRVRCAERGREDIADRLISSSLFLRFLCPAIMSPSLFNLTQEYPSERTSRTLTLIAKVVQSLASFSKFSGKEDYMSFMNEFLEMEWGSMQQFLYEISNLECVSNAGAFEGYIDLGRELSILHSLLWEVMAQLSKDAILKLGPLPRLLNDISVALRNPQLHRQASHQPPERYLSRPAFSRLATNDFQSLMMRDLNSSIDVSRLPSPTAGLSGSGVLSHPGMAAFSERDHRGNKDVFYVSRPPLARSSPAYCTSSSDITDPDPKVLSVNKSVSMMDLQDSRINSVSNLHSVNDMLNSSQGSLAGLAGFGPLRAGGRVSAGSGASSMSGGLRLSHSGGLTTDSLSQQQQQQAAAMHVPLSFQNPLFHLASDGPQYHTPPHAPAAAPPPLLLAPETENGHAGFGMPTFGHSGFSRSEDLSALRAQNSLVQPNIVHSHSYSDDYTRHNQADYARRQLSLQVQENLQQQVLMGIAPQTATGTGTPASLATPPTTIHPVRQASVAPSPAQRVKPQPSHQLSISSAVNSTPPKARPQSGNLLQSPESSFGARQAPRQQLSVKDSPAPGLPHQSSTAAENATAQGSANENAENTQSNQPAKPAQQTNQQHLLKPTMNKQGSKSPSTLNTPTAASERTVAWVSNMPHLSADIESLRVDREDFKLKEHSKSMDESRLDRVREYEEEIHSLKERLMMSHRKLEEYERRLHSQEQQTSKILLQYQSRLDDSERRLRMQQMEKDSQIKGIINRLMVVEDELRGSGMPELKTRIFTEQDDLFSLGSNDSCLLPVGEAVVTVKPSSGVSSLGGSSVSSPWNGALPPLPPRLHLSHNREVGGDPGFTRAGEAVVTRRAEGPE, from the exons ATGGAAGGTGTGTGTCTCCATGTTCTCGGCCTCACACCCCTCTGAATGGCCACGCCCACGACTCCCCCGGCTGGAGCCGCCAGCTGCGTGTCAGAGATGGAGATCAGTTCTATCTGCTGGATCAAGAGGag gttCATCCGTTGCTGATGAGTGATCATCATCCTGTCAATCACCGACACAAACTGCTGCGGAGGACTGTCAGTGTACCAGCAGATACCAGACCACACCCTGAGACAG AGCACGCTCGTGCTCGCAGGAAGAGCTTTGCCACATCGCGGCAGAGAAGCATGGAAACTCCGCCCACTGCACCTGCCCAGCCATTCCGACAGCCT AGTTTTCTAAGTCGCCGTCTAAAAGGATCAATTAAAAGAGCAAAAAGTCAACCCAAACTTGACCGGACTGGAAGCTTTCGACACATGATTCTCCCACGATTCCGCAGTGCTGACCAGGagag gACGCGTCTCATGCAGAGTTTTAAAGAGTCTCACTCTCACGAGTCTCTGCTCTCTCCGAGCAGTGCAGCAGAGGCTCTGGACCTCACGCTGGACGAGGATGCCATCATTAAACCCGTCCACTCCAGTATACTCGGTCAGGAGTACTGTTtcgag GTAACCACTGCATCAGGCACTAAATGTTTCGCATGTCGTTCTGCGGCTGAGAGAGACAAATGGATCGAAAACCTGCAGCGTGCCGTGAAACCCAACAAG GACAACAGTCGACGTGTGGATAACGTACTGAAGCTCTGGATCATCGAGGCCAGAGATCTTCCAGCTAAAAAGCGCTATTACTGTGAGCTGTGTCTGGATGATATGCTGTACGCTCGAACCACCAGCAAACCACGAACGGATACGGTCTTCTGGGGCGAACACTTTGAGTTTAATAATCTGCCTGCCATCCGCAGTCTGAGGTTACACCTGTACAAAGAGACGGACAAGAAGAGACGAAAG GAGAAGAGCACATATCTGGGTCTGGTCAGCATCCCTATCTCCAGTATAACAGGCCGTCAGTTTGTGGAGCAGTGGTATCCCGTCATTCAGCCCAGTGTTCTGGCCAAAGGGGGCGGAGTCAGCGGTGGCAAAATCATTAACGCCTCCCTGCGACTCAAATCTCGCTATCAGACCATGAACATCCTCCCTATGGAGCTTTACAAGGAGTTTGCCGAGTACGTCACCAATAACTACAGGACATTGTGTGGAGTCCTGGAGCCTCTGTTGAGCGTGAAGAGTAAAGAAGAGGTGGCGTGTGCGCTCGTACACATCCTACAGAGTACAGGAAAAGCTAAG GACTTCCTGTCTGACATGGCGATGAGTGAGGTGGATCGTTTTATTGACCGTGAGCATCTGATCTTCAGAGAGAACACGCTGGCCACCAAAGCCATTGAGGAGTTCCTGAAGCTCATCGCACATCGATATCTAAAAGACACCATAG GTGAGTTCATTCGTGCTCTGTATGAGTCGGAGGAGAACTGTGAAGTGGATCCAATGAGGACTCCTCCATCTGTGTTGGTGGATCATCAGGCTAATCTGCGTATGTGCTGCGAGCTGGCGCTCTGCAAGATCATCAACTCTCATTG TGTGTTTCCTCGGGAACTGAAGGAGGTTTTCGCATCATGGCGAGTCCGTTGTGCCGAGCGCGGTCGAGAAGACATCGCCGATCGTCTCATCAGCTCGTCTCTCTTCCTGCGCTTCCTGTGTCCTGCCATCATGTCTCCATCTCTGTTTAACCTGACACAAGAGTATCCATCTGAACGCACATCACGAACCCTTACGCTCATCGCCAAGGTCGTCCAGAGTCTGGCCAGCTTTTCAAA GTTTAGTGGTAAGGAGGATTATATGAGTTTCATGAATGAGTTTTTGGAGATGGAGTGGGGCTCCATGCAGCAGTTTCTCTATGAGATCTCTAATCTGGAGTGCGTGAGTAACGCCGGAGCGTTTGAAGGTTACATTGATTTGGGCCGAGAGCTTTCCATACTTCACAGTTTACTCTGGGAGGTCATGGCCCAGCTCAGTAAG GATGCCATACTTAAATTGGGGCCGTTGCCACGGTTACTGAATGACATCAGCGTGGCACTGCGGAACCCCCAGCTGCACCGTCAGGCCAGTCATCAACCACCTGAACGTTACCTGTCACGGCCCGCCTTCAGTCGACTCGCTACCAATGACTTCCAGAGCCTCATGATGAGAGACCTTAACAG cTCTATAGACGTCTCTCGTCTCCCGTCTCCGACAGCCGGTTTGTCCGGCAGTGGAGTTCTGTCTCATCCTGGAATGGCTGCTTTCTCGGAGCGTGATCACCGTGGAAACAAAGATGTTTTTTATGTGAGCCGCCCTCCTCTTGCACGCTCAAGCCCCGCCTACTGCACTAGCAGCTCTGACATCACTGATCCAGACCCAaag GTTCTCAGTGTAAATAAGAGCGTTTCTATGATGGACCTTCAGGACTCTCGCATCAACAGCGTGTCGAACCTGCACTCCGTCAACGATATGCTCAACTCGTCTCAGGGGTCTCTCGCCGGGCTGGCCGGGTTCGGTCCTCTCAGGGCCGGAGGTCGTGTTTCGGCAGGGTCGGGCGCGTCGAGCATGTCGGGCGGTTTGCGTCTAAGTCACTCGGGCGGCCTGACGACGGACTCGCTGTCCcagcagcagcaacagcagGCGGCCGCCATGCACGTGCCTCTTTCCTTCCAGAACCCTCTGTTTCACCTGGCTTCCGACGGGCCGCAGTACCACACGCCGCCCCACGCCCCCGCCGCGGCACCACCCCCCCTGCTGTTGGCTCCCGAAACCGAGAACGGCCACGCGGGATTCGGCATGCCGACGTTCGGACACAGCGGCTTCTCTCGCAGCGAAGACCTGTCGGCTCTGCGCGCGCAGAACAGCCTGGTGCAGCCCAACATCGTCCACTCGCACAGCTACAGCGACGACTACACGCGCCACAACCAGGCCGATTATGCCCGCAGACAGCTCTCGCTGCAGGTGCAG GAGAATCTTCAGCAGCAGGTTTTAATGGGCATTGCCCCACAGACGGCAACCGGCACTGGCACGCCCGCTTCTCTGGCCACTCCTCCGACCACCATTCATCCTGTCCGTCAGGCCTCGGTGGCTCCTTCTCCCGCTCAACGCGTAAAGCCTCAGCCCTCCCACCAGCTGTCCATCAGCTCGGCCGTAAACTCCACGCCACCCAAGGCCCGTCCTCAGAGCGGGAACCTTCTGCAGTCGCCCGAGTCCAGCTTCGGGGCGAGGCAGGCCCCGAGGCAGCAGCTGTCAGTGAAGGATAGTCCCGCCCCCGGACTGCCACATCAGTCCAGCACAGCTGCCGAGAACGCAACCGCTCAGGGGAGCGCTAACGAGAATGCCGAAAACACACAGAGCAACCAGCCGGCCAAACCTGCGCAGCAGACAAACCAACAACATTTACTGAAGCCGACCATGAACAAACAA GGCTCCAAATCTCCGTCCACCCTCAATACTCCCACAGCTGCGTCCGAGCGTACGGTGGCCTGGGTCTCCAACATGCCACACCTGTCTGCAGACATCGAGAGCCTCCGTGTGGACCGTGAGGATTTTAAACTAAAGGAACACTCGAAGAGCATGGATGAATCTCGCCTGGACCGg GTGCGTGAGTATGAAGAGGAGATTCACTCGCTGAAGGAGCGTTTGATGATGTCACACCGTAAACTGGAGGAATATGAGCGGCGTCTGCACTCGCAGGAGCAACAGACCAGTAAAATCCTGCTGCAGTATCAGAGTCGACTGGACGACAGCGAGCGACGTCTGCGCATGCAGCAGATGGAGAAAGACTCGCAGATCAAAGGCATCATTAACAG GTTGATGGTGGTAGAGGATGAACTGAGAGGAAGTGGCATGCCAGAGCTCAAAACCAGAATATTTACAGAACAG GACGATCTGTTCTCCTTGGGTTCGAATGATTCGTGTCTGCTTCCAGTAGGGGAGGCTGTTGTGACGGTGAAGCCCAGCTCAGGTGTTTCATCTCTGGGCGGTTCCTCCGTCAGTTCCCCCTGGAACGGAGCTCTGCCCCCTCTACCCCCCCGCCTGCACCTCAGTCACAACAGAGAGGTCGGCGGTGACCCGGGCTTCACGCGGGCGGGAGAGGCAGTGGTGACCCGGAGAGCAGAAGGGCCAGAGTAG